The following coding sequences lie in one Rutidosis leptorrhynchoides isolate AG116_Rl617_1_P2 chromosome 4, CSIRO_AGI_Rlap_v1, whole genome shotgun sequence genomic window:
- the LOC139841285 gene encoding uncharacterized protein, giving the protein MSSSDEESLVNAMKNIFAYRNNVVIPREVEEQNEAQSSRRKGRYIYRDRVEAHNRLMKDYFVQDPKYPPEYFKRRYRISQSLLEKIIEGILSYSTRPDAPEYFTYFQQRPDARGVLGVSTILKVTSAIRQLTYGDSPDLFDEYLQISERTSRESLQNFTRCIIDLYANVYMREPTEDDIRRFYHKHEELHGFPGMLGSIDCMYWAWGKCPNAWKGQFTRGNHGYPTIMLEAVA; this is encoded by the coding sequence ATGAGTAGTTCCGACGAAGAAAGTTTGGTGAACGCGATGAAAAATATTTTTGCTTATCGAAATAACGTGGTAATTCCTAGAGAGGTCGAGGAACAAAATGAGGCTCAAAGCTCAAGACGAAAAGGTCGCTACATTTATCGTGATCGTGTAGAAGCGCACAATCGTTTGATGAAAGATTACTTTGTTCAAGATCCGAAGTATCCCCCTGAATATTTCAAACGGCGTTATCGAATATCACAAAGTCTTCTTGAAAAAATAATTGAAGGTATACTTTCTTACTCTACTCGTCCCGATGCACCAGAGTATTTTACTTATTTTCAACAACGTCCCGATGCACGTGGTGTTCTCGGAGTATCTACTATTTTAAAAGTCACGTCTGCCATTCGTCAATTAACATACGGTGATTCACCGGATCTATTTGACGAATATTTACAAATTTCAGAGAGAACATCACGTGAGTCTTTGCAAAATTTTACAAGATGTATTATAGATTTGTATGCTAATGTATACATGAGAGAACCAACCGAGGACGATATACGTCGGTTCTATCATAAACATGAAGAACTTCACGGCTTTCCTGGAATGCTTGGAAGCATTGATTGTATGTATTGGGCTTGGGGAAAATGTCCAAATGCATGGAAAGGGCAATTCACACGAGGCAATCACGGTTACCCGACAATCATGTTGGAAGCCGTTGCATAG
- the LOC139841286 gene encoding uncharacterized protein: MAGSNNDLNVLNASPLFDSLLTDTAPQVPYEIGDIDFDRAYYLADGIYPSCASFVKGFSSVVDAKRKYFTKKQSAARKDVERTFGILQSRWGILRQPARGYSVNTIERIMYGCLILHNMIIEDNGFNIAENKSYYLPVNNLQGSTWYKRCDVYAEKTKELRDKDEHEYLRHTLVSHLCHNRDDEIVNEL, translated from the coding sequence ATGGCAGGTTCGAACAATGACTTGAATGTCCTTAATGCATCTCCATTGTTTGATAGTTTACTAACTGACACGGCTCCTCAAGTTCCATACGAAATTGGGGACATTGATTTTGATCGAGCCTACTATCTTGCCGATGGGATTTACCCTTCGTGCGCTTCTTTCGTTAAGGGATTCTCAAGTGTTGTTGATGCAAAAAGGAAATACTTTACAAAGAAACAATCTGCAGCTCGTAAAGACGTTGAGAGGACATTTGGAATTTTGCAAAGTCGTTGGGGTATTTTAAGACAACCTGCTAGGGGATATAGCGTAAACACAATCGAAAGAATTATGTATGGTTGCCTCATATTGCACAACATGATAATTGAAGACAATGGTTTTAACATCGCTGAAAATAAATCTTACTACTTGCCTGTCAACAACCTACAAGGATCAACTTGGTACAAAAGGTGTGATGTATATGCCGAGAAGACAAAAGAACTGCGTGACAAAGACGAGCATGAGTATCTTCGACATACTCTTGTTTCACATCTATGTCATAATCGCGATGACGAAATAGTTAACGAATTGTAA